One Fusobacterium sp. IOR10 DNA segment encodes these proteins:
- a CDS encoding biopolymer transporter ExbD, translating into MKFQNFRRRNNKNIVLELTPLIDVVFLLLIFFLVATTFEDVDTGIKIELPKSTIRELKPVKDLQISITGKKTIYLKYKDGKENKKVVVKKGNLKGKLAKVLGESESKNVIISGDKSIDYGFIVEIMTISKEAGAEELDIDTVLK; encoded by the coding sequence ATGAAATTTCAAAATTTCAGAAGACGTAATAATAAAAATATCGTTTTAGAATTAACTCCTCTTATAGATGTAGTTTTCTTACTTCTTATATTTTTTTTAGTGGCAACAACATTTGAAGATGTTGATACAGGTATAAAAATAGAGCTTCCAAAATCAACAATAAGAGAATTAAAACCTGTTAAAGATTTACAAATTAGTATAACAGGGAAAAAGACTATTTATTTAAAATATAAGGATGGAAAGGAAAATAAAAAGGTAGTTGTTAAGAAGGGAAATCTTAAGGGAAAATTAGCAAAGGTACTTGGAGAGTCAGAAAGTAAGAATGTAATTATTAGTGGAGACAAATCTATAGACTATGGATTTATTGTTGAAATTATGACAATTTCCAAAGAAGCTGGTGCAGAGGAATTAGACATTGACACAGTATTAAAATAG
- a CDS encoding energy transducer TonB, which produces MKIQKSDAISFSLAIIINLIILICIPGLDKVEDVKDKKLKVGLVALEKQKYTSKAKDKAIPNKKKAEKKEILDTTKQDLIEERKRIKREKNLNLMKISKSLKTPSLDVLTSNKSAINKKLNSIKSDEKSYKEQVKLEREDSDGVNKNSSIFNDSKIIDKIASESKDEAIDIKNKNGSGDIEVKEGKVEGLPSGYKLGVEDAEIIARWDGSNKEPKYPEKAELSGMQGTVKVKLDIDANGRVINLIMEKGSGVPEINTAIETIGRTWNIYLSKRGQRIKGKVILEYSFKLKGI; this is translated from the coding sequence ATGAAAATACAAAAAAGTGATGCAATTTCATTTTCTTTGGCTATTATTATAAATTTAATAATTCTTATCTGTATACCAGGCTTAGATAAAGTAGAGGATGTAAAGGATAAAAAATTAAAAGTTGGACTAGTTGCTCTAGAAAAACAAAAATATACATCTAAAGCTAAGGACAAAGCGATACCAAATAAGAAAAAAGCTGAGAAAAAAGAAATATTAGATACAACTAAACAAGATTTAATAGAGGAAAGAAAGAGAATAAAAAGAGAGAAAAATTTAAATCTTATGAAAATTTCAAAGTCTTTAAAGACACCTTCTCTAGATGTTTTAACCTCTAATAAATCAGCTATTAACAAAAAATTAAATTCTATAAAGTCTGATGAAAAAAGCTATAAAGAGCAGGTTAAATTAGAAAGGGAAGATAGTGATGGAGTAAATAAAAATAGTTCTATCTTCAATGACTCTAAAATAATTGATAAAATTGCTTCAGAATCAAAGGATGAAGCAATAGATATTAAAAACAAAAATGGAAGTGGAGATATAGAGGTAAAGGAAGGAAAAGTTGAAGGACTTCCTAGTGGATACAAATTAGGAGTTGAAGATGCAGAAATCATAGCTAGATGGGATGGATCTAACAAGGAACCTAAGTATCCAGAGAAAGCTGAACTTTCAGGAATGCAAGGAACTGTAAAGGTTAAACTTGACATTGATGCAAATGGTCGAGTTATTAATTTAATTATGGAAAAGGGAAGTGGAGTACCTGAAATAAATACAGCTATAGAAACCATTGGAAGAACTTGGAATATATATCTAAGTAAAAGAGGTCAAAGAATTAAAGGAAAGGTAATATTAGAGTATTCTTTTAAACTAAAGGGAATATAA
- a CDS encoding sigma-54 dependent transcriptional regulator, translating to MKLLGFRLEDELAEKLENNMDNELNVINNVTEFMDTVKGKKYECILIEEMQLPSETLINIIRKVEEFQKKAVIIILGQSSNLKVVAGSIKAGAYDYILKPISSEEVIKIIEKSVKDHKLLAERVDKNKNTGDKLIGQTKEIVEVYKKIGKVAINKVPVLVVGEKGTGKRSVANAIHQFSDASKKPFISINCTSFQNSLLERRLFGYEKGAFEGAVFSQAGDLEKANSGTLHLGNIEFLNLDIQSKILYLLQEKEFFRMGGADPIKTDIRIIATTSANLEEAITNGEFIEELYLKLRVLEINIPPLRERKDDIPFIIDRYLVDCNAELHKSVKGISKPALKKIMRYDWPGNVNELKNAMKSAVALCRGTSVLIEDLPSNVLGNKPVKRKGDIQNWILGDWIEGEITAYKSNGKTAYYTHIISKVEKELIRQVLEITNGKRVETAELLGITRNTLRTKMGNYELD from the coding sequence GTGAAATTATTAGGTTTTAGATTGGAAGATGAGTTAGCAGAAAAGCTAGAAAATAATATGGATAATGAATTAAACGTTATTAATAATGTTACAGAGTTCATGGATACAGTAAAGGGAAAAAAATATGAGTGTATTTTAATAGAAGAAATGCAACTACCTTCAGAAACTTTAATAAATATTATAAGAAAAGTTGAAGAATTTCAAAAGAAAGCTGTTATAATAATACTTGGTCAAAGTTCAAATCTAAAAGTAGTAGCAGGAAGTATTAAAGCAGGAGCCTATGATTATATTTTAAAACCAATATCAAGTGAAGAAGTTATTAAAATTATTGAAAAATCTGTAAAGGATCATAAATTATTAGCTGAAAGAGTTGATAAGAATAAAAATACAGGGGATAAGCTTATAGGTCAAACTAAGGAAATAGTTGAAGTATATAAGAAAATAGGAAAGGTTGCAATAAATAAGGTTCCAGTTTTAGTAGTAGGTGAAAAGGGAACTGGAAAGAGAAGTGTTGCAAATGCAATACACCAATTTAGTGATGCTTCTAAAAAACCATTTATAAGTATCAACTGTACTTCATTTCAAAATTCTTTGTTAGAAAGAAGATTGTTTGGATATGAAAAGGGAGCCTTTGAAGGAGCAGTATTTTCCCAAGCAGGGGATTTGGAAAAGGCCAATAGTGGAACTTTACATCTTGGAAATATTGAGTTTTTAAACTTGGACATTCAATCAAAAATCCTTTATTTATTACAAGAAAAGGAATTTTTTAGAATGGGTGGAGCAGATCCTATAAAAACTGATATTAGAATAATAGCAACTACAAGTGCAAATTTAGAAGAGGCAATAACAAATGGGGAATTTATAGAAGAACTATATTTAAAATTAAGGGTTCTAGAAATTAATATTCCACCACTAAGAGAAAGAAAGGACGACATTCCCTTTATAATAGATAGATATTTAGTTGATTGTAATGCAGAACTTCATAAATCAGTTAAGGGAATTAGTAAACCTGCTTTGAAAAAAATAATGAGATATGATTGGCCTGGAAATGTTAATGAATTAAAAAATGCAATGAAATCTGCTGTTGCCTTGTGTAGAGGAACTTCAGTATTAATTGAGGATTTACCAAGTAATGTTTTGGGAAATAAACCAGTTAAGAGAAAGGGAGACATTCAAAATTGGATACTTGGAGATTGGATAGAAGGGGAAATAACAGCATATAAATCAAATGGGAAAACAGCTTACTATACACATATAATTTCAAAGGTTGAAAAGGAACTAATAAGACAAGTTTTAGAAATAACCAACGGAAAAAGAGTAGAAACTGCTGAACTATTAGGAATTACTAGAAATACCCTTAGAACAAAAATGGGTAATTATGAGTTAGATTAA
- the dnaX gene encoding DNA polymerase III subunit gamma/tau, with protein MQTTLYRKYRPKNFEEIAGEADIIRTLKNSLDNDRMSQAYLFCGPRGIGKTTCARLIAKGINCINNGISSVPCNECENCKAIDNGSFIDLIEIDAASNRGIDEIRDLKEKINYQPSKGRKKIYIIDEVHMLTKEAFNALLKTLEEPPVHVIFILATTEPDKILPTIISRCQRYDFQILTPKESKDKLKEICEAEKVVIDDGSLELIYDISGGSMRDAISVLERVIVSCLGNEIKEEDTSRILGSTSKTLLKEFYETIKSGSMMNGVKFLDKLWEESFDIEKFFKDFARYMKDSLVNESVKVEEGLNIIGKVYDSLNKFKYEEDKRLLGYVVLNNLLKKEPRTSGNEEKAQIKEIIKEKIVYKDSKEKNSRKKEKVDVTIEDIKSMWNDIVDKAKSKKPPYGAFLITAKPTKVDNGFLYIDLGDSLFAKDQLESEYYNIPFQDIVQSMTKSKIKMKYTVAEEKNEIEASDDDTLSKVVDFFSRGED; from the coding sequence GTGCAAACAACGCTATATAGGAAATATAGACCTAAGAACTTTGAAGAAATAGCAGGGGAAGCTGATATAATAAGAACTTTAAAAAATTCTTTAGATAATGATAGAATGTCTCAAGCTTATCTTTTCTGTGGACCAAGGGGAATAGGGAAAACAACATGTGCAAGACTTATTGCAAAGGGAATAAATTGTATTAACAACGGAATTAGCAGTGTTCCTTGTAATGAATGTGAAAATTGTAAAGCTATAGACAATGGAAGTTTTATAGATTTAATAGAAATAGATGCTGCTTCAAATAGGGGTATTGATGAAATAAGAGATTTAAAGGAAAAAATAAATTATCAACCTAGTAAAGGTAGAAAAAAAATATATATAATTGACGAGGTTCATATGTTAACTAAAGAGGCATTTAATGCTCTTTTAAAAACTTTAGAAGAACCACCTGTTCATGTTATATTTATACTAGCAACAACTGAACCAGATAAAATTTTACCTACAATTATATCAAGATGTCAAAGATATGATTTTCAAATTTTAACACCTAAGGAATCTAAAGATAAGCTTAAAGAAATTTGTGAAGCTGAAAAAGTTGTAATAGATGATGGAAGTTTAGAACTTATTTATGACATATCTGGGGGAAGTATGAGAGATGCAATATCTGTACTTGAAAGAGTCATTGTATCTTGCCTTGGTAATGAAATTAAAGAGGAAGACACTAGTAGAATCCTTGGTTCAACTTCAAAGACTTTGTTAAAGGAGTTTTATGAAACTATAAAGTCTGGATCAATGATGAATGGAGTTAAGTTTTTAGATAAACTATGGGAAGAATCCTTTGACATTGAAAAATTTTTCAAGGATTTTGCAAGATACATGAAGGATTCCTTGGTAAATGAAAGTGTGAAAGTGGAAGAGGGACTAAATATAATTGGAAAAGTTTACGATTCATTAAATAAGTTTAAATATGAAGAGGATAAGAGACTTTTAGGTTATGTTGTTTTAAATAATTTATTAAAAAAAGAACCTAGAACAAGTGGTAATGAAGAAAAAGCACAAATAAAAGAAATAATAAAGGAAAAAATTGTGTATAAGGATTCTAAGGAAAAGAATTCTAGAAAGAAAGAAAAAGTAGATGTTACAATAGAAGATATAAAATCAATGTGGAATGATATTGTGGATAAGGCAAAGAGTAAAAAACCTCCTTACGGGGCTTTTTTAATAACAGCAAAACCAACTAAAGTAGATAATGGATTCCTATACATAGATTTAGGAGACAGTTTATTTGCAAAGGATCAACTTGAAAGTGAGTACTATAATATTCCTTTTCAAGATATAGTTCAAAGTATGACAAAATCTAAAATAAAAATGAAGTATACAGTAGCAGAAGAAAAAAATGAAATAGAAGCAAGTGATGATGATACACTGTCTAAAGTAGTGGACTTCTTTTCAAGGGGAGAAGATTAA
- the rplI gene encoding 50S ribosomal protein L9, whose protein sequence is MAKIQVILTEDVAGQGRKGDLVSVSEGYAKNFIIKNNKGMLATPEALKKIENDKKKAAKRDEEEKQKAIDVKNLLEKEKLVLEVKVGNNGKLFGAITNKEISAEIENKYGKKIDRKKIEGNIKSTGEHKVTVKLHRDVKAEITVVTKG, encoded by the coding sequence ATGGCAAAAATACAAGTAATACTTACAGAGGACGTTGCAGGACAAGGAAGAAAAGGAGACTTAGTATCAGTTTCTGAAGGTTATGCAAAAAACTTCATTATAAAAAATAACAAAGGGATGTTAGCAACTCCTGAAGCTTTGAAAAAAATTGAAAATGACAAGAAAAAAGCAGCAAAAAGAGATGAAGAAGAAAAACAAAAGGCAATTGATGTGAAAAATCTATTGGAAAAGGAAAAATTAGTTTTAGAGGTAAAAGTTGGGAATAATGGAAAATTATTTGGAGCTATTACAAATAAAGAAATTTCTGCAGAAATAGAAAATAAATATGGGAAAAAAATAGACAGAAAAAAAATAGAAGGAAACATTAAAAGTACAGGGGAACATAAAGTAACAGTTAAATTACACAGGGATGTAAAGGCTGAAATAACAGTAGTAACAAAAGGATAA
- the dnaB gene encoding replicative DNA helicase, which translates to MDRLEKLKSVPSSLESERAVLGGIFLRPDIYGEVAAIISSQDFYKVGHRYIFDAMGVCYTNQESIDPLLVMNNLKKINKFDEIGGESIFYDILEEVPTAANILSYAKIVKEKSLLRKLGSAGTKIVEMSYEGYEDVDVILDKAESLIFKISETKDSKELVDMRQAISDEIKRLEQIMNNKGMTSGISSGFVSFDDKTSGFHPSDLVIIAARPAMGKTALALNMALNMATNDNKGILLFSLEMSSSQLLQRLISMESGIGLQKIRNGFLLDKEWGKIGIACGQISNSNIHIADTPNVNVLEIRSIARKLKIAGELDVIIVDYLQLIKSAGKGENRQQEISEISRSLKGIARELDVPIIALSQLSRAPEQRADRRPMLSDLRESGAIEQDADMVVFLYRDDYYNENSEEKGITEVIIGKQRNGPVGTVKLKFFNEITKFGDFTTAID; encoded by the coding sequence ATGGATAGATTAGAAAAGTTAAAGTCAGTTCCAAGCAGTTTAGAGTCAGAAAGAGCTGTGCTAGGGGGAATATTTTTAAGACCTGATATTTATGGTGAGGTTGCAGCAATTATTTCCAGTCAAGATTTTTATAAGGTAGGACATAGATACATATTTGATGCTATGGGAGTATGTTATACTAACCAAGAAAGTATAGATCCACTACTTGTTATGAATAATTTAAAGAAGATTAATAAATTTGATGAAATTGGTGGAGAATCTATATTCTATGATATTTTAGAAGAGGTTCCAACAGCAGCAAATATTCTTTCCTATGCTAAAATTGTTAAGGAAAAATCTCTTTTGAGAAAATTAGGATCAGCAGGAACTAAAATAGTTGAAATGTCCTATGAAGGTTATGAGGATGTTGATGTTATTTTAGATAAGGCAGAAAGCTTAATTTTTAAAATTTCTGAAACAAAGGATTCAAAAGAATTAGTTGATATGAGACAGGCAATTTCAGATGAAATTAAAAGATTAGAGCAAATTATGAACAATAAGGGAATGACCTCAGGAATATCATCAGGATTTGTATCCTTTGATGATAAGACAAGTGGTTTTCACCCTTCAGACTTAGTAATTATAGCAGCAAGACCTGCAATGGGAAAAACAGCCCTAGCTCTTAATATGGCCCTTAATATGGCAACTAATGATAATAAAGGAATATTACTATTTAGTTTGGAAATGTCTAGTTCCCAATTACTTCAAAGACTTATTTCAATGGAATCAGGAATAGGATTACAAAAAATAAGAAATGGTTTTTTATTGGATAAGGAATGGGGAAAAATAGGTATTGCCTGTGGGCAAATATCAAACTCAAACATTCATATTGCAGATACTCCCAATGTAAATGTTCTAGAAATAAGATCAATAGCTAGAAAATTAAAAATAGCAGGGGAGTTAGATGTTATAATAGTTGACTATCTTCAATTAATAAAAAGTGCAGGTAAGGGAGAAAATAGACAACAGGAAATTTCTGAAATTTCTAGATCACTAAAGGGAATAGCAAGGGAATTAGATGTCCCTATAATAGCCCTATCACAGTTATCTAGAGCTCCTGAACAAAGAGCTGATAGAAGACCTATGCTTTCAGATTTAAGAGAATCTGGAGCAATTGAGCAAGATGCGGATATGGTTGTGTTTCTTTATAGGGATGATTATTATAATGAAAATTCTGAGGAAAAGGGAATTACAGAAGTAATAATTGGAAAGCAAAGAAATGGACCAGTTGGAACAGTTAAACTTAAATTCTTTAATGAGATTACAAAATTTGGAGATTTTACAACTGCAATTGATTAA
- a CDS encoding U32 family peptidase yields MKKVELLAPAGNYEKMEMAFHYGADAVFLGGKIFNLRAGSHNFSNEELEKAANYAHDLGKKVYVALNIIPHNEDLEVLPEYVRFLDKIGVDGVIVADLGVFQIVKENSNIPISVSTQASNTNWRSVKIWKDMGAKRVVLAREISLENIKEIRAKVPDIELEVFVHGAMCMSISGRCLLSNYLTGRDANRGDCAQPCRWRYSLMEEKRPGQYMPVFEDEHGTFIFSSKDLCTIDIIDQILDAGVDSLKIEGRMKGIYYVANAVKAYREAIDKYNAGEYVFDENWLKELESTSHRLYTKGFYFGNPGVDGQNYNDRNSYSQTHQLVAKVIEKVSSDEYILDIRNRVESGEVLEVVTPNTKAIEFTLPKMILIDKRGHESETLFANPNSIVRIKTNIKMEVLDMIRIVKGSN; encoded by the coding sequence ATGAAAAAAGTAGAATTATTAGCACCAGCAGGAAACTATGAAAAAATGGAGATGGCATTTCATTATGGAGCTGATGCTGTATTTCTTGGGGGAAAAATATTTAACCTAAGAGCTGGAAGTCATAACTTTTCAAATGAAGAATTGGAAAAGGCTGCAAATTATGCACATGATCTTGGAAAGAAAGTTTATGTGGCACTTAATATAATACCACACAATGAGGATTTAGAAGTACTTCCTGAGTATGTTAGATTTTTAGATAAAATAGGAGTAGATGGAGTTATTGTAGCTGATCTTGGAGTTTTCCAAATAGTTAAAGAAAATTCAAATATTCCAATTAGTGTAAGTACTCAAGCTAGTAATACAAATTGGCGTTCTGTTAAAATATGGAAGGATATGGGAGCAAAGAGAGTTGTTCTTGCTAGGGAAATTTCTTTGGAAAACATTAAAGAAATTAGAGCTAAAGTTCCAGATATAGAATTGGAAGTATTTGTGCATGGAGCTATGTGTATGTCTATTTCAGGAAGATGTCTACTTAGTAATTATCTTACAGGAAGAGATGCAAATCGTGGAGACTGTGCTCAACCTTGTAGATGGAGATATTCTCTAATGGAAGAAAAAAGACCAGGTCAATATATGCCAGTTTTTGAAGATGAACATGGAACATTTATTTTTAGTTCAAAGGATTTATGTACAATAGATATAATAGATCAAATTTTAGATGCAGGGGTAGATTCTCTAAAAATTGAAGGAAGAATGAAGGGAATTTATTATGTTGCAAATGCAGTAAAAGCATATAGGGAAGCAATAGATAAATACAATGCTGGAGAATATGTTTTTGATGAAAATTGGTTAAAGGAATTGGAATCAACATCTCATAGATTGTATACTAAAGGTTTTTATTTTGGAAATCCAGGTGTAGATGGTCAAAACTATAACGATAGAAATTCATACAGCCAAACTCATCAACTAGTTGCTAAAGTTATTGAAAAAGTCTCAAGTGATGAATATATTTTAGATATTAGAAACAGAGTGGAAAGTGGAGAAGTTCTAGAAGTTGTTACTCCAAATACAAAGGCAATTGAATTTACTTTACCTAAAATGATATTAATTGATAAACGTGGTCATGAATCAGAAACTTTATTTGCAAATCCCAATTCAATAGTTAGAATTAAAACAAATATAAAAATGGAAGTTTTAGATATGATTAGAATAGTTAAGGGGTCAAATTAA
- a CDS encoding UDP-glucose/GDP-mannose dehydrogenase family protein, translating to MNIAVIGTGYVGLVQGIIMADFNHNVTCVDIDIDKINRLQRGEVPIYEPGLEELLKKNILRKKITFTSNIKSAIKNSEIIFIAVGTPPAMDGSADLQYVLNVAREIGENIEDYKVIVNKSTVPIGTGELVKDTLEKELKKRNTPVEFDIVSNPEFLREGKAVEDCLNPDRIVIGYDSTKALNIMKELYGKLIEKNIPFVFTNIKTSEMIKYASNAFLAVKISFINEISLLAEKVGANTDDISLAMGMDNRISPKFLKCGPGYGGSCFPKDTKALVKIGDNVGEEMSVVKAAIYANEKQKFKIVEKIKKEMNGLEGKIIGILGLSFKPDTDDVRDAPSIDIIKHLINNGAKINAYCPKGMKEAKWRLHDFNNKILYCENEYEVSNKADSIVLITEWSQFENLDLNKMKKNMRDNFYFDLRNIHNKNTEIKKIFKYFPFGKKDHPIIS from the coding sequence ATGAATATTGCAGTAATTGGAACAGGTTATGTGGGACTAGTTCAAGGAATTATAATGGCAGATTTCAATCATAATGTAACCTGTGTGGATATAGATATTGATAAAATAAACAGACTACAAAGGGGGGAAGTTCCAATATATGAACCTGGATTAGAAGAGCTTTTAAAGAAGAATATTCTTAGGAAAAAAATCACCTTTACATCAAATATAAAATCTGCAATTAAAAATTCTGAAATTATATTTATAGCAGTGGGAACACCTCCAGCAATGGACGGATCTGCTGACTTACAATATGTTTTAAATGTAGCAAGGGAAATTGGTGAAAATATTGAAGATTATAAGGTTATTGTTAATAAATCCACTGTGCCAATAGGAACTGGTGAGCTAGTAAAGGATACTTTAGAAAAGGAGCTTAAAAAAAGAAATACCCCTGTGGAATTTGATATAGTTTCCAATCCAGAATTCTTAAGAGAGGGAAAGGCAGTTGAAGATTGTCTTAACCCTGATAGAATAGTTATAGGTTATGACAGCACAAAGGCTCTAAATATTATGAAAGAACTATATGGGAAATTAATAGAAAAAAATATTCCCTTTGTTTTTACTAATATAAAAACCTCTGAAATGATAAAATATGCATCTAACGCTTTTCTAGCTGTGAAAATATCATTTATTAATGAAATCTCACTTTTAGCAGAAAAAGTTGGAGCTAATACAGATGACATATCCCTTGCTATGGGAATGGACAATAGAATTTCCCCTAAATTTTTAAAATGTGGACCTGGATATGGAGGTTCTTGTTTTCCCAAGGATACCAAGGCCCTTGTTAAAATTGGAGATAATGTTGGGGAAGAAATGTCAGTTGTAAAGGCTGCTATTTATGCTAATGAAAAACAAAAATTTAAAATTGTTGAAAAAATAAAAAAAGAAATGAATGGACTAGAGGGAAAAATTATTGGAATACTTGGGCTTTCCTTTAAGCCTGATACTGATGATGTGAGAGATGCACCTAGCATTGATATTATAAAACATTTAATAAACAATGGGGCCAAAATAAATGCATACTGCCCTAAGGGAATGAAGGAAGCTAAATGGAGGTTGCATGATTTTAATAATAAAATCCTTTACTGTGAAAATGAGTATGAGGTTTCAAATAAAGCAGACTCAATTGTATTAATAACTGAATGGTCTCAGTTTGAAAACTTAGATTTAAATAAAATGAAAAAAAATATGAGGGATAATTTCTATTTTGATTTAAGAAATATCCATAATAAAAATACTGAAATAAAAAAGATATTTAAATATTTTCCCTTTGGAAAAAAAGATCATCCCATTATCTCATAA
- a CDS encoding GDP-mannose 4,6-dehydratase — protein MKILVTGGAGFIGSNLCENLLSLGHHIINIDNFHDFYGKNIKIKNVLESTNNKKYISTVKDIESLIKIVNCDTYKLYFNDIRNLEDLDNIFVKEKPQLVIHLAGLAGVRPSIMKPLLYEDVNVRGTMNLLEICKKYKVTKFIQASSSSIYGNNTKVPFKETDIVDFAISPYAFTKKSAEVIGHVYHKLYNIDMFQLRFFTVYGQRQRPDLAIHKFIKLILENKEIQMFGDGSTYRDYTYIQDIIQGILKSMDYLLVNNNVYEILNLGSSHPISLKEMIKTIEKVLNKKAKIKYLPMQPGDVDKTYADISKAKKLISYQPKTSFTSGIEQFFNWYKED, from the coding sequence ATGAAAATACTTGTAACAGGGGGAGCTGGATTTATAGGTTCCAATCTTTGTGAAAATCTACTATCTTTAGGACATCATATTATAAATATTGATAATTTTCATGATTTCTATGGAAAAAATATAAAAATTAAAAATGTTTTAGAAAGTACAAATAACAAAAAATATATTTCCACAGTTAAAGACATTGAAAGTTTAATTAAAATAGTTAATTGTGACACATATAAATTATACTTTAATGACATTAGAAATCTTGAGGACTTAGATAATATATTTGTAAAAGAAAAACCTCAATTGGTAATACATTTAGCTGGACTTGCTGGGGTTAGACCATCTATAATGAAACCTTTACTTTATGAGGATGTTAATGTACGGGGAACTATGAATTTACTAGAAATTTGTAAAAAATATAAGGTTACTAAATTTATCCAAGCTTCTTCATCTTCTATTTACGGAAATAACACTAAGGTTCCCTTTAAAGAAACTGACATAGTTGATTTTGCAATTTCTCCCTATGCTTTTACTAAAAAATCAGCAGAGGTAATAGGACATGTTTATCATAAACTATATAATATTGATATGTTTCAATTGAGATTTTTCACTGTTTATGGACAAAGGCAAAGACCTGATCTTGCAATTCATAAATTTATAAAATTAATATTAGAAAATAAAGAAATTCAAATGTTTGGAGATGGATCTACCTACAGAGATTACACATATATTCAAGATATTATCCAAGGTATTTTAAAATCCATGGATTACTTATTAGTAAATAATAATGTCTATGAAATATTAAACCTAGGTAGCTCTCATCCTATTTCCCTAAAGGAAATGATTAAAACCATTGAAAAGGTTTTAAATAAAAAGGCTAAAATAAAATATTTACCTATGCAACCTGGAGACGTTGATAAAACTTACGCAGACATAAGCAAGGCTAAAAAGCTTATATCCTACCAACCAAAAACATCATTTACTAGTGGAATAGAACAATTTTTTAATTGGTATAAGGAGGATTAA
- a CDS encoding lipid-A-disaccharide synthase N-terminal domain-containing protein gives MTLNFWMIIGFVGQTFFSMRFLVQWLASEKAGRSIIPFSFWIFSLMGSFFLLTYAIYRRDPVFILGQTPNLFIYSRNIYLIKRKKRRCNN, from the coding sequence ATGACTCTTAACTTTTGGATGATAATTGGTTTTGTTGGACAAACTTTCTTTTCAATGAGATTTTTAGTTCAGTGGCTAGCAAGTGAAAAGGCAGGAAGAAGTATTATTCCCTTTTCATTTTGGATTTTTAGTTTAATGGGTAGTTTTTTTCTTTTAACCTATGCTATCTATAGGAGGGACCCTGTATTTATTTTAGGGCAAACTCCAAATTTATTTATTTATTCTAGAAATATCTATTTAATAAAAAGAAAAAAAAGGAGATGTAATAATTAA
- a CDS encoding glycosyltransferase family 2 protein produces MKRISVIAPVYNEKQNITRFINEVEKSLKKEFNSYEIILIDDGSSDGSDLILDQAIHENAHVKTYHFSKNNGQTAAIDAGFKMATGDLIVTMDSDLQTNPDDIYLLLKYIDTYDMVNGCRKTREDGLKRKIPSAVANKIRNFITKDNITDTGCPLKLFKKEVVDSFYLFEGMHRFLPTLAKINGFKVIEIPVRHYDREFGTSKYGIFNRLFKSLKDALAVRWMKKRHLNYKIVKKED; encoded by the coding sequence ATGAAAAGAATATCAGTAATAGCACCAGTTTATAATGAGAAACAAAATATTACAAGATTTATTAATGAAGTTGAAAAATCTCTAAAAAAGGAATTTAACTCCTATGAAATAATTTTAATAGATGATGGAAGTTCAGATGGAAGTGATTTAATACTTGATCAAGCTATACATGAAAATGCCCATGTGAAAACATATCATTTTTCAAAAAATAATGGACAAACAGCTGCAATTGATGCTGGATTTAAAATGGCAACTGGGGACTTAATTGTAACAATGGACTCAGATTTGCAAACTAATCCTGATGATATTTACTTACTTTTAAAATATATCGATACATATGATATGGTCAATGGATGTAGAAAAACAAGGGAAGATGGACTTAAAAGAAAAATCCCTTCTGCTGTTGCAAATAAAATCAGAAATTTTATCACAAAGGACAATATTACAGATACTGGATGTCCATTGAAACTGTTTAAAAAAGAAGTTGTAGATAGTTTTTATTTATTTGAAGGAATGCACAGATTTTTACCTACCCTTGCAAAAATAAATGGCTTTAAGGTAATTGAAATTCCAGTTAGACATTATGACAGGGAATTTGGAACATCTAAATATGGGATATTTAATCGTTTATTTAAAAGTTTAAAGGATGCCCTTGCAGTTAGATGGATGAAAAAAAGACATTTAAATTACAAAATTGTGAAAAAGGAGGACTAA